AAACGACATGCATCTTGGCCTGCGCGTCCCCGACATCTGGTTCCGGGCCCGCCTGCGCTATGCCGACCCGACAGCCCCGAACGGCCGGCGCGATGCGGTCGGCGTCACCCTGCCCGGCACGCCCGCGCTGGTGGCCGGCTCCAACGGCCAACTCGCCTGGGGCTTCACCAACAGCTTCGGCGACTGGCTGGACTGGGTGCGGATCCGGCGGGACCCGGCCGATGCCTCGCGCTACGCGGTGCCCGAAGGCTGGGCGAACATCGAACGCCACGTCGAGCTGATCCACGTGCGCGGCCAGGCCGACCGCAGCCTGATCGTGGAAACCACGCGCTGGGGCCCGATCATGGCTACCGACACCGACGGCACGCCGCTGGCGCTGGCCTGGATCGGCGACCTGCCGCGCGGCTACAACCTCGGCCTGATGGCGCTCGAACACGCCGCCAGCGTGGCGCAGGCAGTGGCGCTCGCGCCCACCTTCGGCATGCCGCCGCAGAATCTGCTGGCCGCCGACGCCGGCGGCCACATCGGCTGGACGGTGACCGGCACCAGCCTGCCGCAACGCACGGGCTACGACCCGACCCTGCCGGCCGACTGGTCGCGCCCGGGCGTCGGCTGGCAGGGCTGGACGGCCCCGGCCGACTATCCGCGCCTGCTCGATCCACCCGATGGCCGGCTCTGGACTGCCAACCAGCGTACCGTCGGCGGTGCCTGGCTGGCCTTGCTCGGCAGCGGCGGCCACGATCTCGGCGCCCGGGCCCAGCAGATCCGCGACGATCTGCGCGCGCAGAACCGCTTCACCGCGGACAGCCTGCTCGCTATCGCGCTGGACGATCGCGCGCTGTTTCTGGCGCGCTGGCAACGGCTGCTGCAGGACACCCTGGCAGGCACCCGCGATCCCGCGCTGACCGAGCTGCGCGAACTCACCGCCACCTGGCGTGGCCGCGCCGCCGTGGACAGCGTGGACTACCGCCTGGTGCGCGCCTTTCGCGAGGCCGTTCACAGCGCCGTACTGGCCCCGTTCGTGGCCCAGGTCAAGGCGCGATACCCCGATTTCGCCTGGCCGCCGGGCGCCTCGGCGGAGGCGGCGGTCTGGGCCTTGCTGCGCGACCGGCCGGGCTGGCTGCTCGATCCGGCCTACGCCGACTGGGACGCCCTGCTGCAGGCGGCGGCACGCCGGGTCACGGACGAGCTCGGCCGCCAGCCGGGCGGTTTGCCGGCACGCCGCTGGGGCGAGGTCAATCACGCCGGCATCCGGCATGCGCTGTCCCCGGCGCTGCCGGCGTTCATCGCCCGCCTGCTCGACATGCCCGACCAGCCGCTGCCCGGCGATGCCAACATGCCGCGCGTAGCCGCCCCCGCCTTCGGCGCCTCCGAACGGCTGGTGGTGAGCCCGGGGCACGAGGCGCAGGGCATCCTGGAGATGCCTGGCGGCCAGAGCGATCATCCGCTCTCGCCGTTCTATGGCGCAGGTCACGCCGACTGGGTGGATGGCCGCCCGACGCCGCTGCTGCCCGGCCCCACGCGCTACCGCTTCACCCTTTCACCAACGCCTCTGCCGCGCTGAGATCCGACCCGGACAGGCTGCCATCGCGCGCCGTGACGGCGAGGATGGCAGCCTGCGGTTTCCACGGGTCCGCCCCCGCATCGCGGGCGCGACTCTCGCCTCGCTGCCCTGGCCGCCACAGCCGCTAGATGTGGAAGATGTCCATCTGTCGCGGGATGACGTCGTTGCAGACCATGATGTACTTCTCGCGGATCGTGAGCCGCTCGCCCGCCGTCAGTCGATAGCGGTACTGCCCGAAGAACATGTCGGTGCGCTGTTCCTCGTGCTTGTAGGCATTGACCTGGAAGTTGGCGGTGACGGTGATGCCGTCCGCGGTCACTTCGTGCAGCCGGATGTTGGTGACGAGATGCCGCGTGCGCGGCAGGCGCAGGAGCGATGACGACAAGCCCGACTCGATGCGCCAGACGCGCTCGGCCAGGCGCGCGCGGCTGCTGCAATAGATGAGCGAAATGGCGGCGTGTGGATCATCGATCAGGTGGTCGTCGTCGTCCCACGAGGGGGCCCAATACACTGCGTCCTCCTCGTAGAGCGCGAGCCAGTCGTGCCAGCGGCGCTCGTCCAGGCAATCGGCTTCCTCGAGCAGGAACTCGGTCACGCGCTCCTTGAGCTGTGCGTCAGGCGACATGGTGCTTGGCCTCCTCGCGGCATAGACCCTCGGTGATGAGCTTGAGCCACTGCCGGTATTCGCCATGGTAGAGGGTCTCGTCCGACCAGCGGCTGGCGCTCACCTGCGGTTCGAAGCCGAGCTCGCGGGCCGGCTCGTCGGCACCGACCACGCGTCGGCGCATGCCGCGGTCGAAATCCTGCCATTCCGCGTTGCGCCCGGCGTAGCCGCTCTGGCAGGCATCGAACTCGGTCAGGTCGTCTGGCGTGGCAATGCCGCTCGCACCGTAGAAATCCTCGTACTGGCGGATGCGCCGCTCACGCGCCTCGGCCGGCTCGCCGCGCGGGGCGATGCAGTAGGCGTGCACCTCGGTCTGATCCGGCGCCAGGGGACGCCACGAGCGCAACTGGGTGGAAATGCCGTCGAACAGGATGACATTCGGATAGATGAGCACCTGCCGCACGCGTCCGGCCATCCATTTGGCCTGCACGGGACCGACCCGCGCCTCGAGCGCGTCGTATTGCATGCCGAGCGCGCGATCGCGGAAATTGGGCACGTCGGTCCAGATCATCACGTGGCCATTGCCGAGGTCGTAGTTGCCGCTCTGCGTCTTGGCCATGTCGCCGATCTGGATCGCCTTGACGTTGTCCTTGCCGCCCGCGGCCGCCGCCTGGCGGGCCCGCTCCTGTAACAGACGGAAGTACGAGGCGTGGACGACATCCACGTGGTAGCCGTCGACGCCGTTTTCGGCCTGCATCTTCCAGTTGCCGCGATGGGTGTAGACCGAATGGCCGGGCAGCACCTCCAGCCCTTCGGCCGATTCGTTGGCGAACAGCTCCAGGAATGGCGCCGCCGCGGCCAGATGCGTCTTGATGTCCGGCACGTCGGGGTTGAGGCTGGCGAAGATGAAGCCGTGGTAGCTCGCCACATGCGGCACCGGAGTCAGGCCGTAGTCCTGGCGCTGCCAGCCTTCCGGGTAGGCGCCATCGGCCTCGTCCTTCACGTCGAGCAGCTGCCCGCGGTTGTCATAGACCCATCCATGGTAAGGACAAACCCAGCGCTTGGCGCTGCCGCGCGCCTTGCGGCAGACCATGGCGCCACGGTGCGAACAGGCATTGATGAAGCCGCGCAGGACGCCGTCGGCGCCGCGGCTGATGACCACGGGCTGGCGTCCGATGACGGTGGTCAGATAGTCGTTCGGATTGGGAATCTGGCTGTCGTGGCCGACATAGATCCAGGTGCCTTCCCAAATGTGCCTGAGCTCCTGCTCGAAGATGTCCGGATCGGTATAGAGCGAGCGGTGGACCTTGAAGGTCTCACCGGGCCTGTCGACGATGCGCCAGGCGATGTCTTCGATGTGCATGGATTCCCCGCGGATTGCTGTGAGAAAGCGCACCGCACGGAAAAGGCATGCCGGCACGGTGCCGGAGCACTCTACATCACGCAGGAACGCCCGGCGCCCAGGCCACGCCGGGCGGGATGCTCAACCGGTAAAGGCGCGCTGACACCAGCCGAGCAGCGGCCCCCAGTACAGGCCGAGGGCCAGCAGCACCAGCGCGTTGACCGAGAGCAAGAGGCGCAGCGCAGGATCGGGCTGCATGCGCAGCTCGCGGCCTTCGGCCGGCGCATCGAAGTACATCACCTTGACCACGCGCAGGTAGTAGTAGAGGCCGATGATGGCGAACACCGCGCCGACGATGGCCAGCCACAGCATGCCCGCGTGCACGGCGGCCTGCAGCACCAGCAGCTTGGCGTAGAAGCCGAACAGCGGCGGCACCCCGGCCAGCGAGAACATCACCAGCAGCATCAGGAAGGCCAGCCACGGCGAGCGCTGGTTGAGGCCCTTGAGATCGTCGATGGCGTCGCACTCGAAGCCCGCGCGCGCCAGCGCCAGGATCACGCCGAAGGCCGCGGTGCCCATCAGCGCATAGCTCACCGCGTAGAACATCGCCGCGGCGTAGCCTTCCGGTCCGGCATTGACCAGGCCGACCAGCAGGTAGCCCATGTGCGAGATGGTCGAATAGGCGAGCAACCGCTTGAGGTTGGTCTGCACGATCGCGACCAGGTTGCCGATCGCCAGCGAGATCACCGCCAGCACCGCCAGCATGTGCTGCCAATGCGGCGCCAGGTCGCCGAGGCCGTTGGCGAGCAGGCGGTAGGCCATGCCGAAGGCGGCCAGCTTGGGCACCGAGGCGATGAACACGGTCACCGCGGTGGGCGAGCCTTCGTAGACGTCCGGCGCCCACATGTGGAATGGCGCCGCGCTCAGCTTGAAGCCGATGCCGACGATGGCGAAGATCAGCCCGAACACCAGCAGGTTGGGCATCGCCGTCTGCGCGGCGGCCTCGTGCAGCTTGGCGAGCGCGAGCGTGCCGGTGGCGCCGTAGATCATCGACATGCCATAGAGCAGCATGCCCGAGGCCATCGCGCCGAGCACGAAATACTTGATCGCCGCCTCCGATGAGCGCGGCGAGTCACGATCCAGCGCAACCAGCGCGTAGGTCGATAGGGTGAGCAGCTCGAGGCCCAGATAGACCATCACCAGATTGCCGGCCGAGACCAGCAGCATGGCGCCGAGCGCGGCGAAGATCGCCAACGTGTAGAACTCGCCCTGATACAGCTTGCGCTCGATCAGATACGGCCGGCCGTAGATGAAGACCAGCACCGTGCAGGCGAGCACGAACACCTTGAGCACACCGGCCACGCCGTCGCGCACGAACATGCCGCCGTAGGCAGTCACCGTCCCCGTGCCCGGGCCGTTCACCACCAGGTAGATACCGATCAGCACCACGGCGATCGACAGCCAGTGCAGCAGATGGCGCTGGCCGGGCCTGATGAAGGCGTCGAGCAGCAGCAGCACGCACGCCGCCGCGGTCAGGTACAGCTCCGGCAACAGGATCAGGAGGTCATTGAGAGTCGGCATGTTCGGTCCCGATCAGATCTTGTGGACGCCAATCTGCTGCACGAGCTGTCCCACCGCGCCATCCATCAGGTGGATCAGCGGTTGCGGCCAGATGCCGATCGCCAGCACGGCGATGGCGAAGGCGATCAGCACGAACGCCTCGCGGCCGTTGATGTCCTTCATCTCGGCCACGTGCGGGTTGGTGATCTCGCCCCACAGCACGCGCTTGACCATCCACAGCGTGTAGGCCGCGCCGATGATCAGCGTGAATGCGGCGATCAGCGCGATCCATGGATTGGCGGCGAAGCTCGCCAGCACGACGAAGAACTCGCCGACGAAGCCGCTGGTGCCCGGCAGGCCGCAGTTGGCCATGGCGAACAGCACGTAGAAGAAGCCGAACCACGGCATCACGTTGATGACGCCGCCGTAGTCCTTGATCTGCCGCGTGTGCAGGCGGTCGTACATGACGCCGATCGAGGAGAACATCGCGCCGGACACGAAGCCGTGCGAGATCATCTGCACCATCGCGCCCTGCATGCCGAGCCTGGCCGCATCGGCATTGCCGGCGCCGCGCACCAGCAGGAAGCCGATGAAGATGCCCAGGGTGACGAAACCCATGTGCGCCACCGAGGAATAGGCCACCAGCTTCTTCATGTCCTCCTGCACCAGCGCGACGTAACCGATGTAGACCACCGCGATCAGGCTGAGCGCGATCACCAGCCAGGCGAACTGCTCGCATGCATCCGGCGTGATCGGCAACGAGAAGCGCAGGAAACCGTAGCCGCCGATCTTCAGCATCACCGCCGCCAGCACCACCGAGCCGCCGGTCGGCGCCTCGACGTGCGCATCCGGCAGCCAGGTGTGCACCGGCACCATCGGCACCTTCACCGCGAAGGCAAGCAGGAAGGCGAAGAACAGCCAGCTCTGCTCGCGCAGCGTCAGCGGCAGCGCCGCCAGCGCATGCAGGTCGAAGGTGCCGGCCTTGAGGTACAGGTAGATCAACCCGACCAGCATGAAGATCGAGCCGAAGAAGGTGTAGATGAAGAACTTCAGCGTGGCATAGACGCGCCGCGGGCCGCCCCAGATGCCGATGATGATGAACATCGGGATCAGCATCGCCTCGAAGAACACGTAGAACAGCAGCGCATCGGTGGCGCAGAACACGCCGATCATCAGACCTTCGAGCACCAGCATCGCCGCCATGTACTGGTGCGGCTTGTCGCGTATCACTTCCCACGCGCCCACGATCACCAGGATGCCGACGACGGTGGTGAGCAGGATCAGCGCCACCGCGATGCCGTCCACACCCAGCGCGTAATGCACGCCGAGCGAGGCGATCCAGAGGTGATCCTCCACGTGCTGCATGGCGGCGGTGGTCGGATCGAACCCAGCCAGCAGGCCCAGGCTGGCGATGAATGTCAGCACCGCCACGCACAGGGCCAGCCAGCGCGCCAGCTGCGGCCGACCGGAGCCGGCCAGCAACACCGGAACCGCGCCGACGATCGGCAACCAGATCAGCAGGCTGAGCAGGTGATTGGACATGAAGCTGCTTCCCTTATTGCCCGTTTTGGCCGACCAGCCAGTACCCGCCGAGCAGCAGGACCAGGCCGAGGATCATGGCGACGGCGTAGTGGTAGAGATAGCCCGACTGCAGGCGGCGTACCGCCGCGGCGATGCGCTGGACCAGGGCCGCCGAACCGTTGACCAGGGCGCCGTCGATCACCGCCGCGTCGCCGCCTTTCCACAACAGGCGGCCCAGGGCGACGCCGCCGCGCGCGAACACCGCGTAGTAGACGGTATCGAACCAGTACTTGTTCTCCAGGACGACATAGAGCGGCTTCAGCGCGCGCTTGATGCGGTCGGCCAGGCCCGGATTGAAGAGATAGATGTAGGTGGTGATCGCGAAGGCCAGCAGCACCAGCGCGAACGGCAGGCTCAGGAAGCCGTGCAGGGCCATGGCCGCGCTGCCCTGGAACTCGCGCGCCATCTCGCCGAGCACGTCGTGGGACGTTTCCACGTGGATCGCCTCGCCGAACCAGCCGCCGAACAGCATCGGCCCGACGGTGAAAAAGCCGATCAGCAGCGAAGGAATGGCCAGCAGCACCAGCGGCAGCGTGACCACCCAGGGCGACTCGTGCGGCGGATGCGCCAGCACGCCCGGCTCGCCATGGTGCGGCTCGACACTGGGATGCGGCTCCGGCCCCGCCGTCTCCTGCGCGCCGCCGCCGCGGTGATGGCCGCCGTGCGCCGCATGGCTGTCGTGCGCGGCGACGGTGAAACGTTCCTTGCCGTGGAAGGTCAGGTACATCTGGCGGAAGGTGTACAGCGCGGTGACGAACACGCCGGCCATCACGCACACGTAGGCATAGCCCGAGCCCCAGCGATGCGACAGGCCGACCGCCTCGATGATCGCGTCCTTGGAGTAGAAGCCGGAAAAGAACGGTACGCCGCACAGCGCCAGCGCGCCGATCCACATGGTGATCCAGGTGACCGGCATGTATTTGCGCAGGCCGCCCATGTAGCGCATGTCCTGCTCGTGGTGCATGGCGATGATCACCGAGCCCGCGCCCAGGAACAGCAGCGCCTTGAAGAAGGCATGCGTCATCAGATGGAACACCGCGCCGGCATAGGCCGAGGCGCCGAGCGCCACGGTCATGTAGCCGAGCTGCGAGAGCGTGGAATAGGCGACCACGCGCTTGATGTCGTACTGCACGATGCCGATCAGGCCGGTGAACAGCGCGCCGGTCGCGCCGATCACCATCACGAAGCCGAGCGCGGCGTCGGAAAGCTCGTAGATCGGCGACATCCGCGCCACCATGAAGATGCCGGCGGTGACCATGGTCGCGGCGTGGATCAGCGCCGAGATCGGGGTCGGGCCTTCCATCGAGTCGGGCAGCCACACGTGCAGCGGCACCTGCGCCGACTTGCCCATCGCGCCGATGAAGAGCAGCACGCCGATCACCGTGGCCGCATCCAAGGCATGGTTCTGGCTGACCTGCAGCGTGCGGCCGACCAGGCTGCCGGCGTGCGCGAAGGCGGTGGCGTAATCCAGCGTGTCGAGGAAATACAGCACCGCGGCGATGCCGAGCAGGAAGCCGAAGTCGCCGACGCGGTTGACCAGGAACGCCTTGAGATTGGCGAAGATCGCCGTCGGCCGCCTGTACCAGAAGCCGATCAGCAGGTACGACACCAGGCCCACCGCCTCCCAGCCGAAGAACAGCTGCATGAAGTTGTTGCTCATGACGAGCATCAACATGGAGAAGGTGAACAGCGAGATGTAGCTGAAGAAGCGCTGGTAGCCCGGATCGTCGGCCATGTAGCCGATGGTGTAGATGTGCACCAGCAGCGACACGAAGGTGACCACCACCATCATCATCGCGGTCAGGCGATCGATCAGAAAACCGACGCTGGCATGGAAGCGACCGATCTCGAACCAGGTGTAGACGTCGTGGTTGTAGCTCGCCGCACCACCCCAGACCAGCTGGTAGAGGACGTAGAACGACAGCGCGCAGGCGATGGCGACACCGAGGATGGTCGCCGTATGCGCGCCGGCGCGGCCGATGAACTTGCCGAGGAAGCCGGCCAGCAGGCAGCCGGCCAGCGGCGCCAGCACGATGATCAGCAGGATGGAAGTGGAGAGTGTCATCCGCTCAACCCTTCAGGTCGTCGATTTCGGCGATGTTGATGGTGTCGCGGTTGCGGAACAGCAGCACCAGGATCGCCAGGCCGATGGCGGATTCGGCCGCCGCCACGGTGAGGATGAAGAACACGAACACCTGCCCGGAGACGTCGCCCAGGAAGCGCGAGAAGGCGACGAAGTTGGTGTTGACCGCAAGCAGCATCAGCTCGATCGCCATCAGCAGCACGATTACGTTCTTGCGGTTGATGAACAAGCCGGCCACGGCGATGCAGAACAGCAGCGCGCCGAACACGATGTAATGGGAGAGCGTGATCATGGCTTGGGAAGCTCCTCCGATGCGGGCGCGGACGCCTGGGGACGCACCGCCTCCATCTTGACGATGCGCAGGCGCTGGCTGGCCTTCACGTGCACCTGCTCGCCGGCGTCCTGGTGGCGCACGCCCTGGCGCGGACGCAGGGTCAGCGCCACCGCGGCGACCACGCCCACGGTCAGGATCAGCGCGGCGATCTCGAACGGCAGCAGATAGTCGGTATAGAGCGCATGGCCGAGCCAGGCCGTGTTGGAAACGCCCGCGGCCGCGGCCGGATCGGGCCCGGGCTTGACCGCATGCATGGCACGCACGCCGATCAGCGCCAGCATCTCGGCCAGCATCACCAGCGCGACCACGATACCCACCGGCAGGTAGCGCACGAAGCCTTCGCGCACCTGCTCCTGGTTGATGTCGAGCATCATCACCACGAACAGGAACAGCACCATCACCGCGCCGACGTAGACGACCACCAGCGCGATGGCGAGGAACTCGGCCTGCGCGAGCAGCCACAGGCAGGCGCTGCTGAAGAAGGTCAGCACCAGCGCGAGCACGGCGTGCACGGAGTTCTTCAGCGTGATCACCGCGAGCGCGGAGGCCAAGGCGACCGCGGCGAAGGCGTAGAAGCAGACGAGCTGGAACAGGTTGGGATCGATCATGACTTGGCCTTCAGCGGTATGCCGCGTCCTGGGCCCGTGCCGCGGCGATCTCCGCCTCGAAACGGTCGCCGATGGCGAGCAGCTGCGGCTTGGTCACCACGTTCTCGCCGCGGCGCTCGAAATGGTATTCGTGCACATGCGTCTCCACGATGGAATCGACCGGGCAGCTCTCCTCGCAGAAGCCGCAGTAGATGCACTTGAAGAGGTCGATGTCGTAGCGCGTGGTGCGACGCTGGCCATCGCTCGCGCGCGGCGCCGAATCGATGGTGATCGCCAGCGCCGGGCAGACCGCCTCGCACAGCTTGCAGGCGATGCAGCGCTCCTCGCCGTTCGGGTAGCGGCGCAGCGCGTGCAACCCGCGGAAACGGTTGGACTTGGGGATGTGCTCCATCGGGTAGCGCATCGTGTACTTGGGGCTGAACAGGTAACGCATGGTCAGCCCCATGCCCTTGAGCAGCTCGACGAGCAGCAGGCTCTTGAAGAAACCGGTTAGGCGATTCATCGGACTCTCTAAGCTCCCGCAACGACCCAGTCGAAATACTTCATGCAGCCGGCCACCAGCACCCAGACGATCGCGATCGGGATGAACACCTTCCAGCCCAGCCGCATGATCTGGTCGTAGCGGTAGCGCGGGAAGCTGGCACGGAACCACAGGAACAGGAAGGCGAACACGAAGGCCTTGATGAACAGCCAGATGAAGCCGCCGGTCCAGATCCAGTCCACCCACGGCGAGACGTGCGCGTGCACCAGCCCTTCGAGCGGGCTCAGCCAGCCGCCGAAGAACAGGATCGCGGTGAGGAAGCTCACCAGGATCATGTTGGCGTATTCGGCGAGGAAGAAGATCGCGAACGCCGAGCCGGAATACTCCACGTGGAAGCCGGCGACGATCTCCGATTCGCCCTCGGCGACGTCGAACGGCGCGCGGTTGGTCTCGGCCACACCGGCGATGAAATAAATGACGCAGACCGGCAGCAGCGGCAGCCAGAACCAGTCGAGCAGCCCCTTGTGCCCGACCTGCGCATGCACGATGTCGGTGAGGTTGAGCGAACCGGCCAGCACCAGCACGCAGACCAGGCACAGGCCCATCGCCAGTTCGTAGGAGATCACCTGAGCCGCCGAGCGCATCGCGCCGAGCAAGGCGTAGCGCGAGTTCGACGCCCAGCCGGCGAGGATGATGCCGTATACGCCCAGCGAGGTCATCGCCAGCAGGTACAGCAGGCCGGCGTTGACGTTGGCCAGCACCACGCGCTCGCCGAACGGGATCACCGACCACACCGCGAAGGCCGGGATCACCGCGATCATCGGCGCTAAGTAGTACAGGAAGCGGTTGGCCCTGGCCGGCAGGATGACTTCCTTGACCAAGAGCTTGATCACGTCGGCGAAGGCCTGGAACAGGCCCAGCGGGCCGATCTTGTTCGGCCCCATGCGCACGTGCATCCAACCGATGACCTTGCGCTCCCAGTACACGAACATCGCCACCGCCAGGATCAGCGGCACCGCGATGCAGAGAATGAAGACGACCGGCCAGACGAGCTGGTTGAGGATCTGTTCGCCCATGGCTATTTAGGCCTTGCTCACGGTGATGGACGCGCCGTAGGGCGGCAGCGTGGCGGTGAGATCGTGCGCGGCGGCGATCCAGGCGGCACCCGGCGGCACCGCGGGATCGACGGCGAGCGGCAACTCGGCACCGCCCACGCGCACCCTTTCGCCGTCGACCATACCCAGCCGCTGCGCCTCCTGCGGATGGACGCGCACCGCCGGGTCGGGGTTGAGCGGATGCGCGTTGAGCGCCTCGGCACGCCGCAGCACGGCGTCGGTGCGGTAGATCGGCCAGAGCGCGAGGCGGGTCAGCGCGCCGTCCACCGGCGCACGCGCGGCCAGGCCGGTACGCACCGGCGTTACCGGGCGCGCGAGGATGCCATCGCGCAGACCGGCCAGGTCCTCGAATTCGAAACCGGGCAGCTGCATGGCCCCGCCCAGCGCGCGCAGCACCTTCCAGCCTTCGCGAGCCTCGCCGGGGGCGGTGGCGCCGGCCGGCACGGTCTGGGCGATGCCCTCGACGTTGACCAGCGTGGCGTCGGTTTCCGGCAGCAGCGCGATCGGCAGCAACACGTCGGCGACCTCGCGCAGCGCAGCCGGTGCGAACGCCGTGCAGGCCACCACGCGGGCGCCGCGCAGCGCCGCCAGCGCACGGGCGCCGTCGGCGAAATCGTGCGGGGGCTCGATGCCGTGCAGCAGATAGGCGCGCCGCGGCTGCGCGAGCATCGTCTGCGCATCCAGTCCGCCGGCAGCAGGCAGTACACCCAGCCGGCTCAGGCCGACCGCATTGGCGCCCAGCGGCAGCTCGGCGTAGGTCGCGCCGGTGGCCTGTGCGATGAACCGGGCCAGCGCGCGCAGCCAGGAAGCGTGCGGGTGAGTCAGCGCGGCCTCGCCGAGGACCACCGCCGCCTGTCCGGACTTGAGCGCCGCCATCGTGTCGTGATCGGCAGCCTCGCTCGCCGCCGCGTCGATGGCTTCCGCGAGCGCGGCCGGCGCCTGCGCGCCCTCGGCCACGGCGGCACGCGCCAGTGCCAGCAGAGCGTCGACCAGCGCGTGCGGCGCGACGACTTTTTCGCCGGCCAGCCGGTAATTGAACGGGAAGTGCGCCGGGTTGAGGACATGCACCCGCGCGCCCTTGCGCACCGCCTGATGCAGCCGATGGTTCAGCAGCGGCATGTCGTGGCGAAGATTCGCGCCGACCAGCAGCGCCGCGCGCAACGCCGACCACTGCGCCACCGGCAGGGCGAACGGCTCGGCCGCCGCGCCGTCGCTGAAGTCGAGCTGGCGCAGGCGGTGATCGATGTGCGCACAGCCCAGCCCGCGCGCCATGCGCACCAGCAGATCGCCTTCCTCGTTGCTGGCAGCCGGATGGACCAGCATGCCGAGATCTTCGCCGGCGATGCCCTGCAGCATCTCGACCGCGGTGGCCAGGGCGTCGTCCCATGTCGTGACCTGCCAGCGGCCGTTGCGCTTGACCTCGGGGGCCAGCAGGCGATCGGCGGCGTACAGACCTTGGTGACTGTACCGGTCACGGTCGGAGAGCCAGCACTCGTTGATCGCCTCGTTGTCGCGCGGCACCGTGCGCAGCACCTCGCCACGGCGGATGTGCAGCCACAGGTTGGAACCGAGCGCGTCGTGATAGCCGATCGACGGCCGGGCGATGAGTTCCCAGGCCCGCGCCTTGAACTGGAACGGCTTGTTGGTGAGCGCGCCGACCGGGCAGACGTCGATCACGTTGCCGGAGAGCTCGGTTTCCAGCGCCTTGCCGATGTAGGTGCCGATCTGCAGGTTGTCGCCGCGGCTCATGCCGCCGAGCTCGTAGGTGCCGGCGATCTCGCTGGTGAAGCGCACGCAGCGCGTGCACTGGATGCAGCGGGTCATCTCGGTGGCGACCAGCGGCCCCAAGTCCTCGTCGGCGATGGTGCGCTTGCGTTCGGTGTAGCGCGACACGCTGCGCCCGTAGCCCAGGGCGATGTCCTGCAGCTCGCACTCGCCGCCCTGGTCGCAGATCGGGCAGTCCAGCGGATGGTTGATCAGTAGGAACTCCATCACGTCGCGCTGGAACTTGAGCGCGCTCTCGGAGCGGGTCTTCACCTTCATGCCGTCGGCCACCGGCGTGGCGCAGGCCGGCTGCGGCTTGGGCATCGGCTTGCCGCCCATCTCCACCTCGACCAGACACATGCGGCAGTTGGCGGCGATCGGCAGCTTGG
The DNA window shown above is from Aerosticca soli and carries:
- the nuoG gene encoding NADH-quinone oxidoreductase subunit NuoG — encoded protein: MSAQPANTDLLTIEIDGKPTQIRKGAMIIEAADAIGVPIPRFCYHPKLPIAANCRMCLVEVEMGGKPMPKPQPACATPVADGMKVKTRSESALKFQRDVMEFLLINHPLDCPICDQGGECELQDIALGYGRSVSRYTERKRTIADEDLGPLVATEMTRCIQCTRCVRFTSEIAGTYELGGMSRGDNLQIGTYIGKALETELSGNVIDVCPVGALTNKPFQFKARAWELIARPSIGYHDALGSNLWLHIRRGEVLRTVPRDNEAINECWLSDRDRYSHQGLYAADRLLAPEVKRNGRWQVTTWDDALATAVEMLQGIAGEDLGMLVHPAASNEEGDLLVRMARGLGCAHIDHRLRQLDFSDGAAAEPFALPVAQWSALRAALLVGANLRHDMPLLNHRLHQAVRKGARVHVLNPAHFPFNYRLAGEKVVAPHALVDALLALARAAVAEGAQAPAALAEAIDAAASEAADHDTMAALKSGQAAVVLGEAALTHPHASWLRALARFIAQATGATYAELPLGANAVGLSRLGVLPAAGGLDAQTMLAQPRRAYLLHGIEPPHDFADGARALAALRGARVVACTAFAPAALREVADVLLPIALLPETDATLVNVEGIAQTVPAGATAPGEAREGWKVLRALGGAMQLPGFEFEDLAGLRDGILARPVTPVRTGLAARAPVDGALTRLALWPIYRTDAVLRRAEALNAHPLNPDPAVRVHPQEAQRLGMVDGERVRVGGAELPLAVDPAVPPGAAWIAAAHDLTATLPPYGASITVSKA